A stretch of Pseudomonas sp. LRP2-20 DNA encodes these proteins:
- the dnaA gene encoding chromosomal replication initiator protein DnaA: protein MSVELWQQCVELLRDELPAQQFNTWIRPLQVEAEGDELRVYAPNRFVLDWVNEKYLGRLLELLGENGSGMAPALSLLIGSRRSSAPRAAPNAPVSAAVAASLASSQTQQAAAPAVAAVAETVQAPVAEPEQVNEIGETASRDSFDGMGDSASAPATGNRTEQRTVQVEGALKHTSYLNRTFTFETFVEGKSNQLARAAAWQVADNPKHGYNPLFLYGGVGLGKTHLMHAVGNHLLKKNPNAKVVYLHSERFVADMVKALQLNAINEFKRFYRSVDALLIDDIQFFARKERSQEEFFHTFNALLEGGQQVILTSDRYPKEIEGLEERLKSRFGWGLTVAVEPPELETRVAILMKKADQAKVELPHDAAFFIAQRIRSNVRELEGALKRVIAHSHFMGRDITIELIRESLKDLLALQDKLVSVDNIQRTVAEYYKIKIADLLSKRRSRSVARPRQVAMALSKELTNHSLPEIGDMFGGRDHTTVLHACRKINELKESDADIREDYKNLLRTLTT, encoded by the coding sequence GTGTCAGTGGAACTTTGGCAGCAGTGCGTAGAGCTTCTGCGCGATGAACTGCCTGCCCAGCAATTCAACACCTGGATCCGTCCGCTACAGGTCGAAGCCGAAGGCGACGAGTTGCGCGTCTATGCGCCTAACCGTTTCGTTCTCGATTGGGTGAATGAAAAGTACCTTGGCCGCCTGCTCGAACTGTTGGGTGAAAACGGCAGCGGCATGGCGCCAGCCCTTTCCTTGTTGATAGGCAGCCGTCGCAGCTCCGCTCCGCGTGCTGCACCCAATGCACCTGTCAGCGCAGCAGTCGCTGCGTCGCTCGCAAGCAGCCAGACTCAACAGGCCGCTGCGCCTGCCGTGGCCGCTGTTGCCGAAACGGTTCAAGCGCCAGTGGCTGAGCCTGAGCAGGTGAACGAGATCGGTGAAACGGCTTCGCGTGACAGCTTCGATGGCATGGGTGACAGCGCTTCGGCGCCTGCCACAGGCAACCGCACCGAGCAACGCACGGTCCAGGTAGAAGGTGCGCTCAAGCACACCAGCTACCTGAACCGCACATTTACCTTCGAGACCTTTGTCGAAGGTAAATCCAACCAGCTGGCCCGCGCTGCGGCCTGGCAGGTCGCCGACAACCCCAAGCATGGTTACAACCCGCTGTTCCTTTATGGCGGAGTTGGTCTGGGTAAAACCCACCTGATGCATGCTGTGGGTAACCACCTGCTGAAGAAGAACCCGAATGCCAAGGTCGTGTACCTGCATTCCGAGCGCTTCGTCGCGGACATGGTCAAGGCGCTGCAACTCAACGCGATCAATGAATTCAAGCGCTTCTACCGCTCGGTCGATGCGCTGCTGATCGACGACATCCAGTTCTTTGCCCGTAAAGAGCGTTCCCAGGAAGAGTTTTTCCACACCTTCAACGCCCTGCTTGAGGGGGGTCAGCAGGTGATTCTCACCAGCGACCGCTACCCGAAGGAGATCGAAGGCCTGGAAGAGCGCCTGAAGTCACGCTTCGGCTGGGGCCTGACGGTAGCCGTCGAGCCGCCGGAACTGGAAACGCGCGTAGCGATCCTGATGAAGAAGGCCGACCAGGCCAAGGTCGAGCTGCCGCATGATGCGGCGTTCTTCATTGCCCAGCGTATCCGCTCCAACGTACGTGAACTGGAAGGCGCCCTGAAGCGGGTGATCGCTCACTCGCACTTCATGGGCCGTGACATCACCATCGAGCTGATTCGCGAGTCGTTGAAGGACCTGCTGGCGCTGCAGGACAAGCTGGTGAGTGTGGATAACATCCAGCGCACCGTGGCCGAGTACTACAAGATCAAGATTGCCGATCTGTTGTCCAAGCGCCGTTCGCGCTCCGTTGCGCGACCGCGTCAGGTAGCCATGGCACTGTCGAAGGAACTGACCAACCACAGTCTGCCGGAGATCGGCGACATGTTTGGCGGCCGCGACCACACCACCGTGCTGCACGCCTGCCGCAAGATCAACGAATTGAAGGAATCCGACGCGGACATCCGCGAGGACTACAAGAACCTGCTGCGGACGCTGACGACGTGA
- the dnaN gene encoding DNA polymerase III subunit beta, translated as MHFTIQREALLKPLQLVAGVVERRQTLPVLSNVLLVVQGQQLSLTGTDLEVELVGRVQLEEPAEPGEITVPARKLMDICKSLPNDVLIDIKVDEQKLLVKAGRSRFTLSTLPANDFPTVEEGPGSLTCNLEQSKLRRLIERTSFAMAQQDVRYYLNGMLLEVSRNTLRAVSTDGHRLALCSMSAPIEQDDRHQVIVPRKGILELARLLTDPEGMVSIVLGQHHIRATTGEFTFTSKLVDGKFPDYERVLPKGGDKLVVGDRQALREAFSRTAILSNEKYRGIRLQLAAGQLKIQANNPEQEEAEEEISVDYEGSSLEIGFNVSYLLDVLGVMTTEQVRLILSDSNSSALLQEAGNDDSSYVVMPMRL; from the coding sequence ATGCATTTCACCATTCAACGCGAAGCCCTGTTGAAACCCCTGCAACTGGTCGCCGGTGTCGTCGAGCGCCGTCAGACCTTGCCGGTGCTGTCCAACGTCCTGCTGGTCGTGCAAGGCCAGCAGCTGTCGTTGACCGGTACCGACCTGGAAGTCGAACTGGTTGGCCGCGTGCAACTGGAAGAGCCGGCCGAGCCAGGCGAGATCACTGTCCCGGCGCGCAAGCTGATGGACATCTGCAAAAGCCTGCCGAACGATGTTCTGATCGATATCAAGGTCGACGAGCAGAAGCTGTTGGTCAAGGCCGGCCGTAGTCGCTTCACCTTGTCGACCCTGCCTGCCAACGATTTCCCCACTGTTGAAGAAGGCCCAGGGTCGCTGACCTGCAACCTGGAGCAGAGCAAACTGCGCCGCCTGATCGAGCGCACCAGCTTCGCCATGGCCCAGCAGGACGTGCGTTACTACCTCAACGGCATGCTGCTGGAAGTGTCGCGCAACACCCTGCGCGCTGTTTCCACCGACGGTCACCGTCTGGCGCTGTGCTCGATGAGCGCACCGATCGAGCAGGACGATCGCCATCAGGTCATCGTTCCACGTAAAGGTATTCTTGAGCTGGCGCGCCTGCTGACCGATCCGGAAGGCATGGTCAGCATCGTTCTTGGTCAGCACCACATCCGTGCGACCACCGGTGAGTTCACCTTCACGTCCAAGCTGGTCGATGGCAAGTTCCCTGACTATGAGCGTGTACTGCCAAAGGGCGGTGACAAGCTGGTAGTCGGTGACCGTCAGGCGCTGCGTGAAGCGTTCAGCCGTACTGCGATTCTCTCCAACGAGAAGTACCGTGGTATTCGCCTGCAACTGGCTGCCGGCCAATTGAAGATCCAGGCCAACAACCCTGAACAGGAAGAAGCGGAAGAAGAGATCAGCGTGGACTACGAAGGTAGCTCGCTGGAGATCGGCTTCAACGTCAGCTACCTGTTGGACGTGTTGGGCGTTATGACTACCGAGCAAGTTCGTCTGATTCTGTCCGACTCCAACAGCAGTGCCCTGCTGCAGGAAGCTGGCAATGACGATTCTTCCTACGTTGTCATGCCAATGCGTCTGTAA